The genomic DNA TGGCAAAGGCCGCTTTAAGCTCGCTTAAATCCCCTTCTTTACTGTCACCACCAGCAATTAACCACAAGCGGCCCGAGTTACCAGACAAGCCTTGCAAGGCCGCTAAGGTAGCGCCCACATTGGTGGCTTTAGAGTCATTAATCCAAGCAATGCCGTTTTTACGCGCTACCAGCTGACAACGGTGCGCTAAGCCTGCAAATTTTTTGGCGGCGCAAAGGCTGGCGTCTAAGTCGATACCGACTGCTTCAGCTAAGGCTAAGGAAGCCAGAATATTGGCGTAATTGTGAGTGCCCACTAAGGCCAGAGCGCTGGTTTCCAATAAGGTTTTTTCGCCACGCAGTAAATAAGCCTGATCGTGACTTAACGAGAAATCAGCCGTTTGCTGTATAGAGAAGGTGATTCGGCTAGCAGGGCTATCATCAACCCACGATTGCGGATCGTCCAAGTTCACTATTAACTGCTCGGCCTGATGAGCAATTTTATGCTTAGCCGCAATGTATTCGTTCAGACCGGCGTAACGGTCCATATGGTCTTCGCTAATATTTAATACCGTTGCCGCCTTGGCGCGTAAGCTATGGGTCGTTTCTAATTGAAAACTGGATAATTCCAAAACATACAGCTGAACCTGAGGGTCGAGTAAGTCGAGCGCCGGCACACCAATGTTGCCGCCCACCGCCACATTTAAACCGGCCTGTTTGGCCATTTCACCCACCAAACTGGTAACAGTACTCTTACCATTGGAACCGGTAATCGCCACTATTGGCGCCTTGGCGTAGTGACAAAACAGCTCGACGTCGCCAATCAGCTGCACGCCAGCTTTGGCCAAAGCTTGTAACTCGGGCGTAGCCAAAGCCACGCCGGGGCTCACCAACACCACATCACAATCCAACAAGGCCTGCTGCGGTAAGCCGCCGGTAACAACTTCAAGCTCGGCTGGCAGAGCATCAAGACCCGCAGGATGCTCACGAGTATCACAGACTAAAGGCTTAATATTGTGCTGCAGTAAAAAGCGCACACAACTCAAGCCGCTGGCTCCAAGGCCAACGACTGCATAACGTTGTTGTGGCTGCAATTTACTCACTTTTCCCTCTCATTCTTTGCTAGTTCGCTCTAGCGCACCTTCAAGGTGGCTAAACCGATTAATACTAAAATCAACGATATAATCCAAAACCGCACAATCACTCGCGGCTCTGGCCAACCTTTTAATTCATAGTGATGATGGATTGGCGCCATGCGAAAAATGCGTTGGCCGCGCAACTTGTAAGAGCCCACTTGT from Agarivorans gilvus includes the following:
- the murD gene encoding UDP-N-acetylmuramoyl-L-alanine--D-glutamate ligase, translated to MSKLQPQQRYAVVGLGASGLSCVRFLLQHNIKPLVCDTREHPAGLDALPAELEVVTGGLPQQALLDCDVVLVSPGVALATPELQALAKAGVQLIGDVELFCHYAKAPIVAITGSNGKSTVTSLVGEMAKQAGLNVAVGGNIGVPALDLLDPQVQLYVLELSSFQLETTHSLRAKAATVLNISEDHMDRYAGLNEYIAAKHKIAHQAEQLIVNLDDPQSWVDDSPASRITFSIQQTADFSLSHDQAYLLRGEKTLLETSALALVGTHNYANILASLALAEAVGIDLDASLCAAKKFAGLAHRCQLVARKNGIAWINDSKATNVGATLAALQGLSGNSGRLWLIAGGDSKEGDLSELKAAFAKLAGVVAFGKDKQRFVELANNVYLRDDLESAFAWCAEQAESGDTVLLSPACASLDMYKNFEARGQHFCQLVEAL